A window of Anas acuta chromosome 28, bAnaAcu1.1, whole genome shotgun sequence genomic DNA:
TGTCCCCAAACCAGGGACACCGAGGTCGTGTGTGACCAGCAGGAGCATCCCTTGCTGTGTGGGGTTTGTGGCCGGGCAGATTTGGCTGGAGCTGCTCTTAAGTGTAGGGAAAAAATGGGCACAGAGTTGCTCCCGAGCACAGCTCCTGAGCCTGGGGCTCCTCTTTTGGGGTCTCGGGGTCCCACCAAGGTTTTTGCTGCGTGCCTGGCTCTGTCTGAGGGCTCGCTGGCTCACCCGCAGGCTTTGTCTCCTGCAGGCGTCTCCCTCTTCAgcctggctgccctgctgctcccggAGCAGTTTCCCCACTACCTGGCCGTGGTGAAGTCGCTCAGCCTGGGCCCTGCTCTCATCTACTCCGCAAAATTCGCCCTGGCTTTCCCCCTCTCCTACCACACCTGGAACGGGATCCGGCACCTGGTGAGTGGGCTCCCGGGGACTGAGGggggggaagctgctgctgctgcgggagcTCTGGGCACGCAGGCTGGGAAAGGTGCCCTTGGGAACGAGAATTAATCACCTCTGAGCTATTTTGGGGTCCATTTAAATCGCAAAGAGCAGCGCCACGCTGATGCTTCACGGGGCGGCgcagccagctgcagcatcccctgctccACGGGGCCGTGCGGGCAGAAGCGCCCCCCCCGTTTGCTCATtatcctccccctcctcctacTCCTAAATAACGCTGAGCTATTTAACGAGCCCAGAAGACACAACACAGAGGACTGGTGACAGAAAGTAACCCGTGGTGTCTGCCCCGGGCTGCAGTGCAACCGGCAGCTCCGCTCAGCTGAGCTTCCTGTGTTTGATGAAGgagagggagctgcagagccgAGGGTTCCTtgctgggaagagcagcagacgtgctgctttgtgtttctgcacaatcctgtgtttctgcagctccagctcgCTCTGGTTTTAGGGGAGCAAATTGCCAAAGCAGCTGGCCCGGAGCAGGACGCGAGCCTCCTGCAAACGGAGCGGTCGTGAGCAGCTCCGGGCTCGGAGCGTCGAGAGCTGAAGGCGTGCTGAGGCCCCTGACAGCACAATTAAATGAGGCTGCCAATTAAAGCAGCAGGGAACGAACCCAGCAGCGTTAGCCCCCGGCTGAGCTCGGGAATAAACAGGGAGCGGGGTCGGGCTGGCGGCTCCACGGCTCCGCTCAGCCACCCAGCAGCCAAAATCAGGTGGGAGATGGGAACCCGCCTGCAGCACCTGGGGGCCTTTTGGGGTCCCCCAGAGGTGCTCGTGGGGGGCTGAGGGTGGCCCCCCCCCTGCTCGGCTCTGCGCCGTGCTCCGTAACCTATTtctgtcagcagcagagcagcgagcggggagcagctgctgcttctggagcaAACCTGgcgtgctgcagctgggggggatTAGGGACAGCTCCTGggcagctttgctgctgggtggggggatttggggagggatCAGCTTCCTCTGGCACAGCCCGGAGACCCCTGCCTGGTTCCTGGCAGTGACGGCTGCTTGTGCCTGTTCGTCGCCCATCATCTCCAGGCagttttttggggtggttttgctAGTTTTTACCAGGGCGGTGCCTCTCCACCTGGGTCTGGCACTGTCCTTGTGCCTTAactctgctctgtttcttctctccctgcagGCGTGGGACCTGGGGAAGGGCTTCAAGCTCAGCCAGGTGCAGCAGTCCGGGGTGCTGGTCCTGATCTTGACCCTGCTCTCCTCGGCGGGCCTCGCGGCCCTGTGAAGGCTCCTCCTGCTCGACGCCTCCCGTTTTTTGGAAGCTTTGTTCCGTCCTGGCCCACCGGGGGATGCACGAGGAgagggaggcggggaggggggacaGAGCTAGAAGCCtttgggggcaggggggggcttCCCCTGCTCACGAATCTCGTGGATGGATAATCAGAGTTGCTTTTTCTTAGCCCAGACCAAGCGCTGCGCCCAGCCGCCTGCCTCGTTGTgacggggtgggggggacacaggaGGAGGGGGCTCAGGGCCTGAGAGCTGCCCGACTTCACCCAAGCAAACTCCAGGGCGTTTCTTTTCtctgccctgtccccaagcTCGGGACAATGCGGGATCTGTGTCCCTGCGGCTCCGAGTGGGCTCGGGGAGGCCGGCAGCCCGCGTGTAGGC
This region includes:
- the SDHC gene encoding succinate dehydrogenase cytochrome b560 subunit, mitochondrial, producing MAALALRCVGRRCLLARLGPGFPVRHVVPMATTAKEEMARFWEKNTKSSRPLSPHVTIYKWSLPMAMSITHRGTGVALSLGVSLFSLAALLLPEQFPHYLAVVKSLSLGPALIYSAKFALAFPLSYHTWNGIRHLAWDLGKGFKLSQVQQSGVLVLILTLLSSAGLAAL